Part of the Leifsonia sp. Root112D2 genome is shown below.
CCGCCCGCGCTGTCGGAGAGCGCCCCCGCCTCGACGTCGAGATCGATGGTCGTGAGCGAATAGCGGTCGATGACCTGCCTGTAGGCGTCGAGGAGTTTCTCGGGATCGGTGCATGCGGTCGCCAGCTCCTGGTTGTTCAAGCCGCCGAACGAGACTATTGCGCCACCGCCGCGCTGTTCCAGCCGGGCAATGCGCCGGTCGAGATCGAGCGACGCCGACGCACCGTCGAGAGAATATGCCCCACCCCAACTGGGTGCGCAGTCGTTCTTGGGGTCGGCGACGATGAAGGAGAGTACGACGTCGCGTGCTGCCTTGGACGAGGAGCCCTCGAAGGCGAACGTCGGCGTGGCGGTGACGTCGACGTATCCGGCGAACCACTTCTGTGCAACGGGATCTGCCTTGGCGACCATCGACTGAAACCCGAGGAATCCGGCGACAATGACAGCGGCCGTCACGACGATGGCGATGGTGACCCGGATCGGCGACAGACGCCGAGCACGGGGCGCACGCCCCTTCGACAGGCTCACCTCGGGGGCTGCGGGGTCAACGACTGACACTGTCACTCTTTTCTCCATGCGCGACCGGGGCCGCTTCGACGACCGCGGAAGTGCGGCGGTGCACGATGTGCTCGCCGTGATTCGCGTTGCCGTGGTAAAGCACGGCGCGCCAGTCGAGCGAGGCCGTCTGGGGGTCACCGGCCTCCGCGGTCTTCGCCTTCGTGTTCTCGACGAAGAGCCAGCCGGTCATGCCGACCCAGATGTCGACGAAGAAGGCTCCGACGCCGATGTACGCGAAGAATGCCCACGTGGCGAGAACGGCGTTCAGCCCGGCAAATGCCGCGTTTCCCCAGTTTGCCGCGAGGATGTCGCGCCACAGCGTGAACAGGGAGAACGCAATGATCAGAACGGGAAAGACCACGTAGAGCACGGGCGAGGCCGTGCGGTTTCTGACCTTCGGCGTTCGGGCGAACGGGATCTTCTTGCCGGTGACGGCCTGCTGCAACGACTTGAGCACCCCGGCCAACTGCACGGGCAGCAGAATGAGGTTGAAGCCGTAGATGCGGAAGATGTCGCTGAACTTGTAGCCGCAATAGCGCAGATCGCTGCCCATCGCCAAGAAGTACGGCAACGCCGCGACCAGCACGAAGGGGCTGAGCAGCCGACTGTCATACGGGTAGACGAGCAGGAAGACCAGACCGAAGCTCGCCCAGGCGATAGACATCATGTAGTTGATGCGCAGCAGCGACTCGGTGAATCCCACGCGCTCGCCGCGCTTGCGGCGCTCACGCAGCTGCGTGACCAGCTTGGGCATGATCAGCAGGCCGCCATTGGCCCAGCGGCGGCGCTGAACGATGAGCGAACCGAAGTCGGGCGGCGTCGCGCTATAGCTGAGGCGCTCCGGGTAGTTCACGAGCGACCAGCCATGAGTGCCAAGGTCGATGCTCGACTCGGTGTCCTCGATGACGGTGCGATCCTGCACGTAACGGTGCACGTCGAATCCGCCGATGCGTTCGGTCTCCACGATGTCCTCGAGGGCGCTCTTGCGGATGACCGCGTTGGCGCCCACCCAGAACGTGGCGTTCGCCTTCGTCATGCCCTGGTGCAGAATGTGCTGGATGTCGGTGGTGGCCCCGGCGAGACGCTCGATGCGCGTGGCTGCCCCGCGGAACGAGGAGTACGGAGTCTGGGTGACCGCAACGCGCTCGTTGCCCGGCTGCTGAAGCAGGTGCACGAGTCGCAGGCAGTACTCACGCAGCAACAGCGAGTCGGCATCGAGGGTGAGCAGAAACTCACTGTCGTCAACGAGAAGATCGGCATCGACCCTGTTCGAAGTCACCCGCAGGATGGTGCCCTGGGGCGTGTGCTCCTCGACGTAGTCGTGGCCCATGAGGCCGATGTACGCGTTGAGATTCATGGCCTTGTTGGCCTCCTGCGAGAGTGAGGCGTAACGCTTGCGCTCGAAGGTTGTCAGCTCGGCGCTGAAGGTGCGCACCAGACGGCGGTAGAGCTGGCGCACCCGCTCGAGACTCGGCATCTCGTTTTGATCGGCTGCCGCGTTCAGCGCTGCCCCGGTGAGGGTGAGTTCTTCGGAAAGGCCGAGCAGAACCTGCTCGATGAAGAAGACATCCACGTGATCGTTCTGCTGCTCGGCATCGGCCATATCCGTGAGCCAGCTGCCCGCCCAACTGAAGTGACCGGCGAGTTCCCGAACCTGGTCGAGGGTGAGCGGCCCATGCTCGGCCAGCTGAAGATCGAAGATGACCTGGGCGTCGCCGAAGCGCAGCGCGGGCTCGCGCAGCGCCGCATCGATATCGGCGGTCAGCGCACGAGTGGCCTCCAGCCGCGCGGCAATGGCCGGATCCGTGGGAAACGGCGGGTCATCCACGAGCAGCACGACGCGCACGGAGGGGTATTCCTGAAGTGCCGCTGACCACAGGGTCTGCCGCACGACATCCGGCTCCTCCGCATACGAGGGCACGAGCACGGTCATGGCCGACTTCTCGCCGGCAAAGTGCAGGTCGAGTTCGGCCCGCGGCGCACGAGCGTGCGCCCGGAACCGCTGCAGAGCGCCCTGGCGGGCCACGAGGTACATGAGCGCCGAGAAGGTCAGGAAGGTGACGACCACGACGTAGGAGACGGCGTCCATCGTGAACCGGAAGCCGCCTGCGCCACCGTCGAGCACCTGGCGCAGGATGGTCGAGACCACGTAAATGACCCAGGCAAGGATCGTCACAATGATCGCCAGACGACCGAGTACGAGCTTGCGGTCGGAGGGATTCGGGTGGGTTACGGGCAACGGTTGAATACGGCGCTCGGCGCCCCACTGCCGTTTTCTGGCAGAGGCGTATGAGGACTTTTCGGGCATGAGGGTCCTTGGAAGCAGGCGGCGGGGTTCGGGTCTCGCCATCGGGTGTCCTGCACCGTTCACTCTATGGTGCGCAAACGCGCACTCGAACGTCCCATTTCGAGGGTCAGCGTCGGCAACCGGATGCCGCTGCGATCGCCCGAGTCACGGCGAGAGCGGGCGTCGCTCCCGCCGCGACGCGCGGCATCCGATTCATACACGATGCCCGTGCAGCGCGGTACCGTGAAAGACATGTCCTGCATTCGATTCAACACACCCGCTCAGCGGCAGGCCATGCGAGACAGCGTTCCCGCGATGCTCACCGCTGAGGAAGCCGCGGCGCTGCATCCGTCTCCCCCGGTGACGGAAAGCAAAATACGCCGACTACGATTGCTGGCGACGAATGCAAATCCGAAGATCCGCGAGAGCGTTGCGAGCAGTTACAACGCCCCTGAAGACGTCTTCGCAGCCCTCGCCGCTGATCCTGACGAGGGCGTGCGCTCGTGTCTGGCGCGCAACGAGGCGACCCCGTGCGACATTCTGCGGCAACTCGCCACAGACAAATCCGAGACGGTACGCGGATGGGTCGCGGTGAACTATTTCGTTCCGACCGACGCCATGGAGGCGCTCGCCAAGGATCGCAGCAAGACGGTGCGCGGTCTGGTCAAGTGGAAGTCGGAGTTGGCGAGCGCCTGAGCGCCGTGCCGACTAAGCGTTGCGTCTGATGAAGCGCAGCAGCCCCACGATGATGCCGATGATCAGCAGCACGATGCCGATCCAGAGCAGCACCTTGACTGCCGCGATGAAGACGCCGAGAAAGAGACCAATCAGGCCGATCACGATGAGGATTACAGCGAGTGATGTCATGTCTGCACCGTACCCTGAGCGGCCTCGACGCGTAAGTGCCACGCGCATGAAGGCTGAGAATACCTATCGCACCATTACCGCCCGGAGCCAGCGGTGCTAGACCGAGGGCATGGATTCAGAACGCCCTGAGCTCGACCTTGTTCCTCTTGCCGGCAGCGAGCGAAGCGCCGCGCCGGGCGTAAGCGCGACCCAGCAGGGGGTGAAGCCGGGAACACGCGTCGAGGCGACGCTCGTGCTGCGTCGCCGGGCGCCGCTCGACGACTCCGTACTGTTCGAATCACCCACCCCGCTGCGCTCCCCCCGTGAGCTCGGCGAGCGATTCGGTGCCGACCCGACGGACGTCACGCTGGTCGTCGAGACGCTCGGCGCGCTCGGCCTTCAGATCGTGAGTACGGATGCCGCATCCCGGCGCGTGCGTATCGCCGGGCCCGTCGAGCTGGTCACCGCGGTCTTCGGCACCGATCTGCGGCAGGTGACCTCGAAGACGGTGACGGGAGCATCCGCGGATCATCGCCACCGTACCGGTGCGCTCAGCATTCCCCGTCAACTCGACGGAATCGTGACAGCGGTGCTCGGATTGGATGACCGGCCGCAGTCACATGCGCAGTTTCGCATCGCGCAGGCCGAGGCCGTAACCGCCAGCTACACACCCGTGCAGGTGGGCGCCTTCTACGACTTCCCCGCGAACACGGACGGTGCGGGTCAGAGCATCGCCATCGTCGAGCTCGGCGGCGGATTCGCCCAGGGCGATCTCGACACGTATTTCTCGGGTCTCGGTCTGGCAACTCCCACCGTCAGCGCCGTGGGCGTCGACGGCGCAGCGAATCAGCCGGGAAAGGATCCGAACGGCGCTGACGGGGAGGTGTTGCTCGACATCGAGGTGATCGGGGCGCTTGCACCGGCCGCAGACATCCGGGTCTATTTCGCGCCGAACACCGACGCGGGTT
Proteins encoded:
- a CDS encoding S53 family peptidase, whose product is MDSERPELDLVPLAGSERSAAPGVSATQQGVKPGTRVEATLVLRRRAPLDDSVLFESPTPLRSPRELGERFGADPTDVTLVVETLGALGLQIVSTDAASRRVRIAGPVELVTAVFGTDLRQVTSKTVTGASADHRHRTGALSIPRQLDGIVTAVLGLDDRPQSHAQFRIAQAEAVTASYTPVQVGAFYDFPANTDGAGQSIAIVELGGGFAQGDLDTYFSGLGLATPTVSAVGVDGAANQPGKDPNGADGEVLLDIEVIGALAPAADIRVYFAPNTDAGFLDAVSDAAHASPTPVAISISWGQSEDDWTAQARNALDAAMTDAAALGITVTAASGDDGSTDRATDGKAHVDFPASSPHALACGGTRLEGDATKGTVTSEVVWNNGSGQGASGGGVSDAFTLPSWQRNAGVPMSQGRGGGRGVPDVAGNADPETGYRVRVDGTDMVIGGTSAVSPLWAALIARLAQSTGRGFALIQPALYGTVAAGQVAPGFRDVTQGDNGAFHAGAGWDACTGLGVPEGTALLGLLDPKSS
- a CDS encoding glycosyltransferase family 2 protein translates to MPEKSSYASARKRQWGAERRIQPLPVTHPNPSDRKLVLGRLAIIVTILAWVIYVVSTILRQVLDGGAGGFRFTMDAVSYVVVVTFLTFSALMYLVARQGALQRFRAHARAPRAELDLHFAGEKSAMTVLVPSYAEEPDVVRQTLWSAALQEYPSVRVVLLVDDPPFPTDPAIAARLEATRALTADIDAALREPALRFGDAQVIFDLQLAEHGPLTLDQVRELAGHFSWAGSWLTDMADAEQQNDHVDVFFIEQVLLGLSEELTLTGAALNAAADQNEMPSLERVRQLYRRLVRTFSAELTTFERKRYASLSQEANKAMNLNAYIGLMGHDYVEEHTPQGTILRVTSNRVDADLLVDDSEFLLTLDADSLLLREYCLRLVHLLQQPGNERVAVTQTPYSSFRGAATRIERLAGATTDIQHILHQGMTKANATFWVGANAVIRKSALEDIVETERIGGFDVHRYVQDRTVIEDTESSIDLGTHGWSLVNYPERLSYSATPPDFGSLIVQRRRWANGGLLIMPKLVTQLRERRKRGERVGFTESLLRINYMMSIAWASFGLVFLLVYPYDSRLLSPFVLVAALPYFLAMGSDLRYCGYKFSDIFRIYGFNLILLPVQLAGVLKSLQQAVTGKKIPFARTPKVRNRTASPVLYVVFPVLIIAFSLFTLWRDILAANWGNAAFAGLNAVLATWAFFAYIGVGAFFVDIWVGMTGWLFVENTKAKTAEAGDPQTASLDWRAVLYHGNANHGEHIVHRRTSAVVEAAPVAHGEKSDSVSR